In Papaver somniferum cultivar HN1 unplaced genomic scaffold, ASM357369v1 unplaced-scaffold_41, whole genome shotgun sequence, one genomic interval encodes:
- the LOC113342454 gene encoding ATP sulfurylase 1, chloroplastic-like — protein sequence MATMTTLFLNLKPLNSSPLPSPRKTHFNTSNLNISISVLPKKKGSSYQKLRVSSGLIEPDGGQLVELFVKKDQKDEKKKEALLIPRIKLSKIDLEWVHVLSEGWASPLNGFMRESQFLQTLHFNSLRLDDGSVVNMSVPIVLAIDDSQKLRIGESSKVALVDSDDNPIAILKDIEIYKHNKEERIARTWGTTAPGLPYADQAITNAGNWLIGGDLEVIEPVNYNDGLDRFRLSPAQLREEFTKRNADAVFAFQLRNPVHNGHALLMTDTRKRLLDMGYKNPVLLLHPLGGYTKADDVPLSWRMKQHEKVLEDGVLDPETTVVSIFPSPMHYAGPTEVQWHAKARINAGANFYIVGRDPAGMGHPTEKRDLYDADHGKKVLSMAPGLERLNILPFKVAAYDKTQGKMAFFDPSRPSDFIFISGTKMRTLARNKENPPNGFMCPGGWKVLVDYYDSLAVPENGRVPDAVPA from the exons ATGGCAACCATGACAACCCTTTTCCTAAATCTCAAACCCCTTAATTCGTCGCCATTACCTTCACCCCGTAAAACCCATTTCAATACCTCAAACCTCAACATCTCAATCTCTGTTTTGCCCAAGAAAAAAGGGTCCAGCTATCAAAAACTCAGAGTTTCATCTGGTTTGATAGAACCAGATGGTGGGCAACTAGTTGAACTGTTTGTTAAGAAGGATCAAAAAgatgagaaaaagaaagaagcttTATTGATCCCAAGGATTAAGTTATCTAAGATTGATTTAGAATGGGTGCATGTATTAAGTGAGGGCTGGGCAAGTCCTCTTAATGGATTCATGAGAGAATCCCAGTTCCTCCAAACTCTTCATTTCAATTCGCTCAGACTTGATGACGGTTCTGTTGTCAATATGTCTGTGCCGATTGTTCTTGCGATCGATGATTCGCAAAAGCTAAGGATTGGTGAATCGTCTAAAGTTGCACTTGTTGATTCTGATGATAATCCTATCGCAATCTTGAAAGA CATTGAGATCTACAAGCACAACAAAGAAGAGAGAATAGCTAGAACTTGGGGTACCACTGCCCCAGGTCTACCTTACGCAGACCAAGCTATTACTAATGCAGGAAACTGGCTCATTGGTGGTGATTTGGAGGTTATAGAACCAGTCAACTACAATGATGGGCTTGATCGATTTCGTCTGTCTCCTGCACAACTTCGTGAGGAATTTACAAAGCGAAATGCTGATGCAGTGTTTGCGTTCCAGCTCAGGAATCCTGTACACAATGGCCATGCTTTGCTCATGACTGACACACGTAAACGACTTCTGGATATGGGCTATAAGAATCCTGTTTTGTTGCTTCATCCTTTGGGTGGATATACAAAGGCTGATGATGTGCCGCTTAGTTGGCGAATGAAGCAACACGAAAAG GTTCTTGAAGATGGTGTGCTTGATCCAGAGACGACAGTTGTGTCTATTTTCCCATCTCCTATGCATTATGCAGGCCCTACTGAGGTACAGTGGCATGCTAAGGCCAGGATCAATGCAGGAGCCAACTTTTACATTGTGGGTCGAGACCCTGCTGGTATGGGTCATCCTACAGAGAAGAGGGACCTATACGATGCTGATCACGGGAAGAAGGTGCTCAGTATGGCTCCAGGACTTGAACGACTAAATATCCTCCCATTTAAG GTGGCTGCTTATGACAAGACACAAGGCAAGATGGCTTTCTTTGATCCATCAAGGCCTAGCGATTTCATCTTCATCTCGGGAACTAAG ATGCGGACACTTGCAAGAAACAAAGAAAACCCACCTAACGGCTTCATGTGTCCCGGCGGGTGGAAAGTCCTGGTTGATTATTATGACAGTTTGGCAGTTCCAGAGAACGGTAGAGTCCCTGATGCTGTTCCAGCGTAG